The sequence below is a genomic window from Myxocyprinus asiaticus isolate MX2 ecotype Aquarium Trade chromosome 9, UBuf_Myxa_2, whole genome shotgun sequence.
gcaaaaaccttgaaacacaagaataacacgctataatattctatctctgcccagacgtaacctcttacttgaattgcatgaggacacaggtagaatgtgttttcctccatccttaaACTTTGACCcgtttccttgaggctcgtgtgatgacgggaggccgtttcctcgctctgtcggcgggcagtacggccgTTGAttgcgggcggtacggctgttgattctcggcgggctggcggagaactcagaaatgtcgacttgattgaagatggaagggaaatctttaatctcttcacttctgtaggcaaacagatgaagatgcgaattgctcggcggtctccttcggatccgttagagtgtttggttgaacacagagtaatctcaactcgtccagcgagatggagattgtatggctacagtttcaagtcgcacattacttccttgtgccacaaggttacaccagagagcagcaaaaaaaaaactacgtctatattcggtgaacaaagtcgctggaagtgaattctggaagcatttcagaattatttcaacccctgatgatgtcatgtttgagggacgttctgttgtgtgcctcatccaataggagttgagttcgatcctttagtgagcaaggcttcacggatttgtagtctgttttggactccctttgtttgattttggcgcgatttttatcagtaaaatttacgacttggaaggtggggcttgagttatgtttttatgactgttaggcctgcctttgtcttctatctgaatacatgaggcccaacaacagtttaaggtagctacaagtattatgctgttaaatctcagtataacttttctaaactgcttaattgacttccattatacattagagttgtgtgggggtggggtttatgaagtgcaatctgctgtcacGTCACAATTGAGTTGTATTGtgggcagtgttggggagtaatggaatacatgtaatgggaatacgtatttaaaatacaaaatataagtaactgtattccactacggttacaatttaaatcattggtaattagaatacagttacattctaaaagtattttgatttctgaagagcttactttgcattttattgtcatttgtttcatttaatatttagtcatttcagatggaaaacatttatacatataagtgatgcgatccaaagtgcatatgaacagcagtgaaacacattCTTTCGATGTGTtactgtaaaagatgaggcgagaagcagttttccttcataaggtgaggctttatttttcctcttcgccacaccactttacagttttccttttaagcactaagctaaacactatctcacactgctttcacaaatagactttcactactaaaaatccttgctctggctcggctctgtcgtgtccagtctctctgcccgactaagtgctgtgtcgctctatttatgccgctctccccgtgctcactgaaattagagacaggtgttagacataatttagctcaggtgtaagcgcccttaccgctttctctctctccggagagatgcttgaccacgcccccgctgccacagttacatttatacgagcagacagagaaataagtttgaagtaagtttggagtagaagaaatagaaataaaccttgtgtaaattgtcagctttatgctaagctaaaatgctatttctagccattttacatgcaagttaccaggcacgataatttttatcaagaaaattcacgttggataataatttctttttttctaggaagacctttgatattagggcaaaaattgtattcttgataataatttttgtattgttatcctgtaaaaatatctaaaaatccttaaaacaagatcaattagatttatcttgttttagaaacaacacggcataagatatttaggtttttcagagaatgtatttttaacgtgtattttgtcttactgtactggcagagtttttatagtcaaaacaagtggagaaatctatcagtgctgaagaagtaatccaaagtatttagaatatgttactgaccttgagtaatctaacggaatacattacaaattatattttacatcatgtattctgtcatctgtagtggaatatgtttcaaaagtaaccctcccaaccctgattgtgggatatggagctgcctgaagcctACATCATAGTAGGCTCGCTCCCTCGGTCAAAATCTAGGGTTGAgtgtctgtcaacagaaacttctcTCGCTCACTGAAAGAAGTGGAATGGACTTCCAAAATGGTGGTGGGATTCtcccgaggggaagtgcttaggggagtttgGAGTGGATGTTAGAAGTGAAGTGGAACGCAACCCTAGACCAATGACCCTTTAATAATATAAAGGCTGTATctcatttggaaggatgcatcctctGGAGGTagcatttgtcggccacatatgtcatcgaggctgtctcgtttcggaaaagcgagtaggacactttgaacgCAGCCTTTgtatgtgaccttctttcacgggaatttggaggatgcatgaggtgtatccttcgtgggcactcacaacccacaattctttgcttcaacggaaatgtaaaaaaataaataaataaataaataaataaataaattacgccaatttgcccgtaaatatgatgttcaaacacaaggaatgttaattcccaagttgaagttcctcagtagatgggtgcagagtatataatatgtataattatattcatatataattaaaataaagtattagactaaaagtacaactgtaaaatctattttcttttctctttacatcattatatctctcctaaaatgtaccttatacattcccttccagagggactttgttcccttctcacaacgtttccgtttgtcctacgaatgccgtctcgtttaaacgaggtttgtttaaaggaggacactcggtatactgcagccttcaaaggacgcgtccaaCCTAgcatgcatccttccaaacgagacacagccaatgtgtTGTCCTTCCGCATCGCTGTACCACACTCCAATTCagttggtggcggtaatgcaccaaaagctggtttgACAACCGCCAATAATCAGAAGAAGAAGCACGAGGAAGTCTGTTTGAGCCGTTTGAAGTAGGAGAAAGGCATGTAGTCACGTGGCTTTTGCTTTTGTCAACATTTACAATTCCGTGTTTAATAATATCTTTACCATGAATGTACGTCTTAACGAGTCTACAGTTTATGTCATGTTGCAAATTGCTAAAACATATAGGATAGTAATCGCAACCTCGCCGGCGCGAGATGAACAATGCACGCGAGTGATCAATATCCTTTCTCTTCTGCTTTGTTACCGTGCAATGgaaatgttttatgtgttttgggaAATTAATCTAAGTCTTATTGTTTGTCTTTCGTAGTTTTCCAGCCCCAATTACCTTAAAATTCCGCATTCCGAGCAGCATGGACTCAgtatcagaaaataaattccaggCTCTTGACATGGAAACTCAGAATATGCTCAAAGAAGCGCTTGATGGTGtgtaaatttgtctgatttaaaaaGTTAATTGTCCTTAATCGTCCATGATATTGCAATAGGACGATGATAATATAACATGTCCTTATTTAAGGGGTTGCAGTTCAAATACAATGTAACGTTATTGTATCCCTCCCCCACAGATCCTAAGACAGTTGATTTGGAGAAGCTGTCCAACACTATTGTAAACCAGTCATTGAAAGACATTACATTCTGTAAAGATGCTGGCCGCATATGTTATGCCTTAGTTCAGGTAGGGCATTATGTATTTCACTAACACGTGACTTTTAATACCAAAACATTGTTTTCAAGAAcccatatccttttttttttttttgaggtggtCTGCAaagacacaaaaggaaaaattagTCTTCACTGAAACTGATACAATGGGGTCAGCAAATCTAACCCTTTTTGATTTACACTCAACCCAATCtgaaaatgtgtgtttgacaaacttttctgtattttgttacattttgaatAACCTTTTTGACCTAATAGGCAGAGGCTCAAAAGGTTGCAACTAGTGTATTCAGGCGAAACATATTGACACGTCTACAGCAGGAGTTCACTGCCAGAGAGGAGACACGAAACCGCTCATTGCAGGAGTGGGTCTGCCTGGTCACCTTTATCTGCAACATATTTGATTATATAAAGGTAAAAGCTCTCACTCAATTGCAAAAGTTtgccatttaattttaaattgatCTATCTGTTTGTACTACCCCAGGTTTTAGACTTCACAGAATAGTTCAcccctaaatgaaaattctctcatgtacagttgaagtctgaagtttacatacacttaggttgaagtctttaaaactaattattttaaccaatccacagatttaatattagcaaactatagttttttttCAAGTCCTTTAGGatatctattttgtgcatgacacaagtaatttttccaataattgtttacagacagattgtttcacttataattgactacatcacaattccagtgtgtcagaagtttacatacactaagtttactgtgcctttaagcagcttggaaaattctgaaaattatgtcaagcctttaggcaattagctaattagcttctgatagactaATGGACGTATTTTAAGGCccacagttgaattcagaagtttacatacaccttagccaaatacatttaaactcacaattcctgacatttaatcgtagaaaacattccctgccttaggtcagttaggctcactattttaagaatgtgaaatgtcagaataatagtagagagaatgatttattttagcttttatatctttcatcacattcccagtgggtcagaaatgtacataca
It includes:
- the LOC127446458 gene encoding MIF4G domain-containing protein A-like, coding for MDSVSENKFQALDMETQNMLKEALDDPKTVDLEKLSNTIVNQSLKDITFCKDAGRICYALVQAEAQKVATSVFRRNILTRLQQEFTAREETRNRSLQEWVCLVTFICNIFDYIKVNSAPIVALVDPVYDCLFRLAKPDSLLNEEEVDCLVLQLHRVGEQLEKKNSRRMDQLFYLLRDGFLLQEGISSMTRLLLLEILEFRASGWMLTDTAQQYYYSEVAD